In Aquimarina sp. TRL1, a single window of DNA contains:
- a CDS encoding saccharopine dehydrogenase family protein, translating into MRKILVIGAGKSTAVLIKYLQDKSVTENLHITIGDISLENAKKLEANHPNTTAILLDVFKSDSRKAAIKNADIVVSMLPARFHIEVAKDCLQYNKSMVTASYVSEEMQALDKKAKEKGLLFMNEIGLDPGIDHMSAMQVLDRIRKQGAKVVLFESFTGGLVAPESDTNLWNYKFTWNPRNVVVAGQGGAAEFLQEGTYKYIPYHKLFRRTEFLEIEEYGGFEAYANRNSLKYQSIYGLDDILTLYRGTIRKIGFSRAWNTFVQLGMTADDYTIENSENMSYREFTNSFLAYSPTDSVELKLRHYLKIDQDDIMWAKLIELDLFNPDKKIGIPNATPAQILQKILMDKWTLDEGDKDMIVMYHKFGYEINGEQKQIDATMVSIGEDQTYTAMARTVGLPVAMATLRILNKEITLTGVQIPIQEQVYKPILKELEEYGIIFKEKECEYLGYNPNRVTG; encoded by the coding sequence ATGCGAAAGATATTGGTTATTGGTGCAGGTAAGTCTACTGCTGTTTTAATAAAATATTTACAGGACAAATCTGTCACTGAAAATCTACATATTACTATTGGGGACATTTCTTTAGAAAACGCCAAAAAACTAGAAGCTAACCACCCTAATACAACTGCTATTTTATTAGATGTTTTCAAGAGCGACTCTCGGAAAGCAGCTATCAAAAATGCAGATATTGTTGTTTCTATGCTCCCCGCGAGATTTCATATAGAAGTTGCAAAAGATTGCCTGCAATACAACAAATCAATGGTAACAGCCTCATATGTAAGTGAAGAAATGCAAGCCTTAGATAAAAAAGCCAAGGAAAAAGGATTGTTATTTATGAATGAAATAGGTCTTGATCCGGGAATCGATCATATGAGTGCTATGCAGGTATTAGATCGCATCAGAAAACAAGGAGCTAAGGTTGTTCTTTTTGAATCCTTTACCGGAGGACTTGTCGCTCCCGAAAGCGATACCAATTTATGGAATTACAAATTCACTTGGAATCCCAGAAATGTGGTTGTTGCCGGACAGGGAGGTGCTGCAGAATTTCTTCAAGAAGGCACCTATAAATACATTCCATATCACAAACTTTTTAGAAGGACTGAATTTCTGGAAATAGAAGAATACGGAGGATTTGAAGCCTATGCCAACAGAAACTCCCTAAAATACCAAAGCATTTACGGACTTGATGATATTCTAACACTTTATAGAGGAACTATTCGAAAAATAGGGTTCTCCAGAGCCTGGAATACATTTGTACAACTAGGAATGACCGCTGATGATTACACAATTGAAAACTCCGAAAATATGAGTTACAGGGAGTTCACCAATTCTTTCCTGGCATATTCTCCTACAGATTCCGTAGAATTAAAACTAAGACATTATCTAAAAATTGATCAGGATGATATTATGTGGGCTAAGCTAATCGAGTTAGACCTCTTTAATCCTGATAAAAAAATAGGCATTCCTAATGCTACCCCTGCTCAAATCCTTCAAAAAATATTAATGGACAAATGGACATTAGACGAAGGAGATAAAGACATGATCGTTATGTATCACAAATTTGGATACGAGATCAATGGTGAGCAAAAACAAATCGATGCTACCATGGTCAGTATAGGAGAAGATCAGACATATACAGCTATGGCACGAACAGTAGGACTACCAGTAGCAATGGCAACCCTAAGAATTCTAAACAAGGAAATAACACTTACCGGGGTTCAAATCCCTATACAGGAACAAGTATATAAACCTATCCTCAAAGAATTAGAGGAATACGGAATCATTTTTAAAGAAAAAGAATGTGAATATCTCGGGTACAACCCTAATAGAGTAACCGGCTAA